The Nocardioides sp. S5 genome includes a window with the following:
- a CDS encoding methyltransferase domain-containing protein, translating into MTFEVAGEAYDRFMGRYSGPLAADLASWLAPSTGQRAIDVGCGPGALTGVLVDRLGADAVAAVDPSGPFVEACRARFPGVDVRQGTADSLPFDDDTFDVAAACLVVHFMPDPVAGLTEMVRVTSAGGWVAATVWDLAGSRAPMWPVWDAFGVIRPGGLAEERLPAGTGGELQRMLGAAGVRDVESVEMPVTVTHGTFEEWWTPYLEGVGPIGEELAALSPPDRRRVEDVCRDRLGPGPFDLTAVAYAARGRA; encoded by the coding sequence GTGACCTTCGAGGTGGCAGGCGAGGCGTACGACCGGTTCATGGGTCGCTACTCCGGTCCGCTCGCCGCCGACCTCGCCTCCTGGCTCGCGCCGTCGACCGGGCAGCGCGCGATCGACGTCGGCTGTGGTCCCGGAGCCCTGACGGGGGTTCTGGTCGACCGTCTCGGCGCCGACGCGGTGGCGGCGGTCGATCCGTCGGGCCCGTTCGTCGAGGCGTGCCGCGCCCGGTTTCCCGGCGTCGACGTACGGCAGGGCACGGCCGACTCCCTGCCCTTCGACGACGACACCTTCGACGTGGCGGCGGCCTGCTTGGTCGTCCACTTCATGCCCGACCCGGTGGCCGGTCTCACCGAGATGGTCCGCGTGACCAGCGCTGGCGGGTGGGTCGCCGCGACGGTCTGGGACCTCGCCGGGTCGCGGGCGCCGATGTGGCCGGTGTGGGACGCGTTCGGGGTGATCCGTCCGGGTGGGCTCGCCGAGGAGCGGCTCCCGGCCGGCACGGGCGGTGAGCTGCAGCGGATGCTCGGGGCCGCCGGGGTCCGCGACGTGGAATCGGTGGAGATGCCGGTCACCGTCACGCACGGCACCTTCGAGGAGTGGTGGACGCCCTACCTCGAGGGCGTGGGACCGATCGGCGAGGAGCTCGCGGCCCTGAGTCCCCCTGATCGTCGGCGCGTCGAGGACGTGTGCCGCGACCGGTTGGGTCCCGGACCCTTCGACCTCACGGCGGTGGCGTACGCCGCCCGCGGCCGCGCCTGA
- the leuA gene encoding 2-isopropylmalate synthase yields MTNLSNTANQQGTSPMPFARYTPFVPVDVPDRTWPTKKVEKAPRWLSTDLRDGNQALIDPMTPARKLTMFELLVRMGYKEIEVGFPSASQTDFDFVRKLITEDRIPDDVQISVLTQAREDLIERTVDSLVGAPRATVHLYNATAPLFQRVVFNVTPDECRNIAVRGTEMVMKYAEERLGSIVGSQDFGYQYSPEIFTQSDTDFALSVCEAVSDVWQPEAGREIILNLPATVEMSTPNTYADQIEYFGRGLTRREHSAISLHPHNDRGTAVAATELGLMAGADRVEGCLFGHGERTGNVDLVTLGMNLFSQGIDPQVDFGDIDEVRRTVEYCTNLPVHPRHPYAGDLVYTAFSGSHQDAIKKGLEDLDKKAAALGVPVGELPWEAPYLPIDPKDVGRTYEAVIRVNSQSGKGGVAYVLKSEHKLDLPRRAQIEFSRVVQQRTDAEGGEITPEEIWSVFRAEYLDRTAPLELDSVHTSSAAGEKDQLTVGVFVDGERQELSGEGNGPIAAFVDAISGLGHDVRVLDYAEHALSAGGDAIAAAYVECAVGEKLLWGVGLDANIVTASLKAVISAVNRA; encoded by the coding sequence ATGACCAACCTGAGCAACACCGCCAACCAGCAGGGCACGAGCCCGATGCCGTTCGCGCGCTACACGCCGTTCGTGCCCGTCGACGTTCCCGACCGCACCTGGCCGACGAAGAAGGTCGAGAAGGCGCCGCGCTGGCTCTCCACCGACCTGCGTGACGGCAACCAGGCGCTGATCGACCCGATGACCCCGGCCCGCAAGCTCACCATGTTCGAGCTGCTGGTGAGGATGGGCTACAAGGAGATCGAGGTCGGCTTCCCGAGCGCCAGCCAGACCGACTTCGACTTCGTGCGCAAGCTCATCACCGAGGACCGGATCCCCGACGACGTGCAGATCTCGGTGCTGACCCAGGCCCGCGAGGACCTCATCGAGCGCACCGTCGACTCCCTCGTCGGCGCCCCCCGCGCCACGGTCCACCTCTACAACGCCACCGCGCCGCTCTTCCAGCGCGTCGTCTTCAACGTCACCCCGGACGAGTGCCGGAACATCGCCGTGCGCGGCACCGAGATGGTCATGAAGTATGCCGAGGAGCGGCTCGGCTCGATCGTCGGCAGCCAGGACTTCGGCTACCAGTACAGCCCGGAGATCTTCACCCAGTCCGACACCGACTTCGCGCTGAGCGTCTGCGAGGCGGTCTCCGACGTGTGGCAGCCCGAGGCCGGACGCGAGATCATCCTCAACCTGCCCGCCACGGTCGAGATGTCGACGCCCAACACCTACGCCGACCAGATCGAGTACTTCGGCCGAGGCCTGACCCGCCGCGAGCACTCCGCGATCAGCCTCCACCCGCACAACGACCGCGGCACGGCGGTCGCGGCCACCGAGCTGGGCCTGATGGCCGGCGCCGACCGCGTCGAGGGCTGCCTGTTCGGCCACGGCGAGCGCACCGGCAACGTCGACCTGGTCACCCTCGGCATGAACCTCTTCAGCCAGGGCATCGACCCGCAGGTCGACTTCGGCGACATCGACGAGGTCCGCCGCACCGTCGAGTACTGCACCAACCTGCCGGTCCACCCGCGCCACCCCTACGCCGGCGACCTCGTCTACACCGCCTTCTCCGGCTCGCACCAGGACGCGATCAAGAAGGGTCTGGAGGACCTGGACAAGAAGGCCGCTGCGCTCGGCGTACCCGTCGGCGAGCTCCCGTGGGAGGCGCCCTACCTGCCCATCGACCCCAAGGACGTCGGCCGCACCTACGAGGCGGTCATCCGGGTCAACAGCCAGTCCGGCAAGGGCGGTGTGGCCTACGTGCTGAAGTCCGAGCACAAGCTCGACCTGCCGCGACGCGCGCAGATCGAGTTCAGCCGCGTCGTGCAGCAGCGCACCGACGCCGAGGGCGGCGAGATCACCCCCGAGGAGATCTGGTCGGTCTTCCGTGCCGAGTACCTCGACCGCACCGCCCCGCTCGAGCTCGACTCGGTGCACACCTCCAGCGCCGCGGGGGAGAAGGACCAGCTCACCGTCGGGGTGTTCGTCGACGGGGAGCGCCAGGAGCTCTCCGGCGAGGGCAACGGCCCGATCGCGGCCTTCGTCGACGCCATCTCCGGGCTCGGCCACGACGTCCGCGTCCTCGACTACGCCGAGCACGCGCTGTCGGCCGGCGGCGACGCCATCGCAGCGGCCTACGTCGAGTGCGCCGTGGGCGAGAAGCTGCTGTGGGGCGTCGGCCTCGACGCCAACATCGTCACCGCCTCGCTCAAGGCCGTGATCAGCGCCGTCAACCGCGCGTGA
- a CDS encoding alpha/beta fold hydrolase has product MLVSERIGQFFVESDGGRDRLEYTEYGSGDEWVVLLHGLLMPRRMQQPLARAMAAQGLHVVTLDLLGHGRSDQPADPLVYSMTSFGEQVVALLDHLGADQAVIGGTSLGANVSLEVAVIAPERVKGLIVEMPVLNHALVAGILAFVPIMLAARYLPFTANTLQRVSRSVPRGIVPFWAGIGLDTVDHRADSIASVLHGVIFGRLAPSSSQRRRIHAPVFLVGHPIDPIHPFVDADMLAAELPNVRLERASSILEWRFRPDRLTADAADFALECWRAAAPATTARARKR; this is encoded by the coding sequence ATGTTGGTGAGCGAGCGGATCGGACAGTTCTTCGTCGAGTCCGACGGCGGGCGCGACCGGCTGGAGTACACCGAGTACGGCTCGGGCGACGAGTGGGTGGTGCTGCTCCACGGCCTGCTCATGCCGCGGCGCATGCAGCAGCCGCTGGCGCGGGCGATGGCCGCCCAGGGCCTGCACGTGGTCACGCTCGACCTCCTCGGCCACGGCCGCTCCGACCAGCCGGCCGACCCGCTCGTCTACTCGATGACGTCCTTCGGTGAGCAGGTCGTCGCGCTGCTCGACCACCTCGGTGCCGACCAGGCCGTCATCGGCGGCACGTCGCTGGGCGCCAACGTCTCCCTCGAGGTCGCCGTGATCGCACCGGAGCGGGTCAAGGGCCTCATCGTCGAGATGCCCGTGCTCAACCACGCGCTCGTCGCCGGGATCCTCGCCTTCGTGCCGATCATGCTCGCCGCGCGCTACCTGCCCTTCACCGCCAACACCCTCCAGCGGGTCTCCCGCTCGGTGCCGCGCGGCATCGTCCCCTTCTGGGCCGGCATCGGCCTCGACACCGTCGACCACCGCGCCGACTCGATCGCGTCGGTGCTGCACGGCGTCATCTTCGGCCGCCTCGCGCCGTCGTCGAGCCAGCGCCGGCGCATCCACGCCCCGGTCTTCCTGGTGGGCCACCCGATCGATCCGATCCACCCGTTCGTCGACGCCGACATGCTCGCCGCCGAGCTGCCCAACGTCCGGCTCGAGCGGGCCTCCTCGATCCTGGAGTGGCGCTTCCGCCCGGACCGACTCACCGCGGATGCCGCCGACTTCGCCCTCGAGTGCTGGCGGGCCGCGGCGCCCGCCACCACCGCCCGGGCGCGGAAACGCTGA
- the recO gene encoding DNA repair protein RecO, whose product MPLYRDEAVVLRTHKLGEADRIITLLTRQRGKVRAVAKGVRRTTSRWGSRLEPFAHVDLQLAEGRSLDVITQAETLDPFNARLGMDYDRYTAGTVMLETADRLVTEEGEPAVQQFLLLVGGLRVMATGQHGAKQVLDSYLLRSLSVAGYAPSFDHCVQCGVEGPHRFFNPSAGGVLCTSDKLPGSATPAAETVLVLGALLVGDWPVVHAADPRHLREASNLVSAYLAWHLERGLRSMAYVER is encoded by the coding sequence GTGCCCCTCTACCGCGACGAGGCGGTCGTGCTCCGCACCCACAAGCTGGGCGAGGCCGACCGCATCATCACCCTGCTGACGCGACAGCGCGGCAAGGTGCGCGCGGTCGCCAAGGGAGTGCGGCGTACGACGTCGCGCTGGGGCTCGCGCCTCGAGCCGTTCGCCCACGTCGACCTGCAGCTGGCCGAGGGGCGCAGCCTCGACGTGATCACCCAGGCCGAGACGCTCGACCCGTTCAACGCCCGGCTCGGCATGGACTACGACCGCTACACCGCGGGCACGGTGATGCTCGAGACCGCCGACCGTCTCGTCACCGAGGAGGGAGAGCCGGCAGTCCAGCAGTTCCTCCTCCTCGTCGGCGGGCTGCGGGTGATGGCGACCGGTCAGCACGGGGCCAAGCAGGTCCTCGACTCCTACCTCCTGCGCTCGTTGTCGGTCGCCGGCTACGCGCCGTCCTTCGACCACTGCGTCCAGTGCGGCGTCGAGGGCCCGCACCGCTTCTTCAACCCCTCGGCCGGCGGCGTGCTCTGCACCTCCGACAAGCTGCCCGGCTCCGCCACGCCCGCCGCGGAGACGGTGCTGGTCCTGGGCGCACTGCTCGTGGGTGACTGGCCGGTGGTCCACGCCGCCGACCCCCGCCACCTCCGCGAGGCCAGCAACCTCGTCTCGGCCTACCTCGCCTGGCACCTCGAGCGCGGCCTGCGGTCGATGGCGTACGTCGAGCGCTGA
- a CDS encoding isoprenyl transferase, translating to MTRLCPVKRPVRQPTPHPSGATPPSIPRDLVPEHVAIVMDGNGRWAKDRGLPRTRGHEEGESSLFDVVEGAIEIGVKAISAYAFSTENWSRSPDEVRFLMGFNRDVIRRRRDEMHELGVRVRWAGRAPRLWRSVIKELQVAEEMTKDNDVLTLTMCVNYGGRAELADAARAIGREVAAGRINPDKVDERTFARHLYVPELPDADLVWRTSGEQRLSNFMLWQAAYSEMVFTDVLWPDVDRRHLWAAVETYARRDRRYGGALPNA from the coding sequence CTGACTAGGCTCTGCCCCGTGAAGCGCCCCGTCCGCCAGCCCACCCCGCACCCCAGCGGCGCGACGCCGCCGTCGATCCCGCGTGACCTCGTCCCGGAGCACGTCGCCATCGTCATGGACGGCAACGGACGCTGGGCGAAGGACCGGGGGCTGCCCCGCACGAGGGGGCACGAGGAGGGCGAGTCGTCGCTGTTCGACGTCGTCGAGGGCGCGATCGAGATCGGCGTCAAGGCGATCTCGGCCTACGCCTTCTCCACCGAGAACTGGTCGCGCTCGCCCGACGAGGTCCGCTTCCTGATGGGCTTCAACCGTGACGTGATACGGCGTCGCCGCGACGAGATGCACGAGCTGGGCGTACGCGTGCGCTGGGCCGGGCGGGCCCCCCGGCTGTGGAGGTCGGTGATCAAGGAGCTCCAGGTCGCCGAGGAGATGACGAAGGACAACGACGTCCTGACCCTGACCATGTGCGTCAACTACGGCGGTCGTGCCGAGCTCGCCGACGCCGCGCGCGCCATCGGGCGCGAGGTCGCGGCCGGCCGGATCAACCCCGACAAGGTCGACGAGCGCACCTTCGCCCGACACCTCTACGTCCCCGAGCTCCCCGACGCCGACCTCGTCTGGCGCACGTCGGGGGAGCAGCGGCTCTCCAACTTCATGCTGTGGCAGGCGGCCTACAGCGAGATGGTCTTCACCGACGTGCTCTGGCCCGACGTCGACCGCCGCCACCTCTGGGCCGCGGTGGAGACGTACGCCCGGCGCGATCGTCGCTACGGCGGCGCGCTCCCCAACGCCTGA
- a CDS encoding transcriptional repressor: MTSTDRHGSTRTQQRRPTRQRRAVAAALAGFDDFRSAQEIHDLISRQGDSVGLATVYRTLSSLAEAGEVDMLRNEDGEAIWRSCSDTHHHHLVCRTCGATVEVEGPAVERWTNAIAAEHGYADLSHTLEIFGTCPTCR; the protein is encoded by the coding sequence ATGACGAGCACTGACCGCCACGGCAGCACCCGGACACAGCAGCGACGTCCCACCCGTCAGCGTCGCGCGGTCGCGGCGGCCCTGGCCGGCTTCGACGACTTCCGCAGTGCGCAGGAGATCCACGACCTGATCTCGCGCCAGGGCGACTCCGTCGGCCTGGCCACCGTCTACCGCACCCTGTCGTCGCTCGCCGAGGCCGGCGAGGTCGACATGCTGCGCAACGAGGACGGCGAGGCCATCTGGCGCAGCTGCTCCGACACGCACCACCACCACCTCGTGTGCCGGACGTGCGGCGCCACGGTCGAGGTGGAGGGCCCGGCCGTCGAGCGCTGGACCAACGCCATCGCCGCCGAGCACGGCTACGCCGACCTCAGCCACACGCTGGAGATCTTCGGGACCTGCCCGACCTGCCGCTGA
- a CDS encoding metal ABC transporter permease: MSPAELLDLLGRDFMQRALLAALLTGLAAPAIGTFIVQRRLALLGDGIGHVAVTGVALGLLTGASPTWTAVVVAVLGAVLIEVIREKGHTNGDVALALLFYGGLAGGVLISGLAGDGAAGLQVYLFGSVTSISPTEVWYTAVLALVVLTFTLGLLPQLFAVASDPEFAKVAGLRVRAYNLLVAVLAAVSVTVAMRTVGLLLVSALMVVPVATSQQLARSFRSTLLWAMVLGGVAAVGGLVVAAWLSARATVAPGPSIVLLALAMFAATWPVGVWVRRRRRLTEPFPALGTGTPGPHEVDEHPHQHGDDCGHPAVRHEDHVDYVHDGHRHAPHGEHYDEH, encoded by the coding sequence GTGAGCCCCGCCGAGCTCCTCGACCTGCTGGGTCGCGACTTCATGCAGCGCGCGCTCCTCGCCGCCCTGCTCACCGGCCTGGCGGCACCCGCGATCGGCACCTTCATCGTGCAGCGCCGCCTCGCCCTGCTGGGCGACGGCATCGGCCACGTCGCGGTGACCGGCGTCGCGCTGGGGCTCCTCACCGGAGCGTCCCCCACGTGGACCGCGGTCGTCGTCGCCGTCCTCGGCGCCGTGCTCATCGAGGTCATCAGGGAGAAGGGCCACACCAACGGCGACGTCGCGCTGGCCCTGCTGTTCTACGGCGGGCTGGCGGGCGGCGTCCTCATCAGCGGACTCGCCGGTGACGGAGCCGCCGGACTGCAGGTCTACCTCTTCGGGTCCGTGACGAGCATCAGTCCGACCGAGGTCTGGTACACCGCCGTCCTGGCGCTGGTGGTCCTGACCTTCACGCTCGGCCTCCTCCCCCAGCTCTTCGCGGTCGCCTCGGACCCCGAGTTCGCGAAGGTCGCCGGCCTCCGGGTCCGCGCCTACAACCTGCTCGTCGCCGTCCTCGCCGCCGTCAGCGTCACTGTCGCCATGCGCACCGTGGGCCTGCTGCTGGTCTCGGCCCTGATGGTCGTGCCGGTCGCCACCTCACAGCAGCTCGCGCGCTCCTTCCGCTCCACGCTGCTGTGGGCCATGGTCCTCGGTGGCGTCGCCGCGGTCGGCGGGTTGGTCGTCGCGGCCTGGCTCTCCGCCCGGGCCACCGTGGCCCCGGGCCCGTCGATCGTCCTCCTCGCGCTGGCGATGTTCGCCGCGACCTGGCCGGTCGGCGTCTGGGTACGTCGTCGCCGCCGCCTCACCGAGCCGTTCCCGGCGCTGGGCACTGGGACGCCCGGCCCGCACGAGGTGGACGAGCACCCGCACCAGCACGGGGACGACTGCGGCCACCCGGCGGTGCGGCACGAGGACCACGTCGACTACGTCCATGACGGCCACCGGCACGCCCCGCACGGAGAGCACTATGACGAGCACTGA
- a CDS encoding ABC transporter ATP-binding protein: MLNPAGTAVVEARDVTVALGGRPVLRGNDLVVRHGEFVALMGANGSGKSTLVRALTGLRPLTQGSVLLFGTPLHDFKERHRIGFVPQRGTAAGGVPSSVREVVASGRLTRRPLLRPAGKADRAAIDDALEVVGLTGMAGEGVSTLSGGQQQRVLIARALAGEPELFFLDEPTAGVDLPNQLALAGALRTLSERGATIILVAHELGPLEPLVDRAVVMRDGRIAYDGQPLAHEDVHGHHHPIARSHDHVPHVGSPFDTMSLDPREDRR, encoded by the coding sequence ATGCTGAACCCCGCCGGCACCGCGGTCGTCGAGGCCCGTGACGTCACGGTCGCCCTCGGCGGCCGTCCGGTGCTGCGCGGCAACGACCTGGTGGTCCGGCACGGGGAGTTCGTGGCCCTGATGGGCGCCAACGGGTCGGGCAAGAGCACCCTGGTGCGCGCCCTCACCGGGCTCCGGCCGCTCACCCAGGGCTCTGTCCTTCTCTTCGGCACGCCGTTGCACGACTTCAAGGAGCGTCACCGCATCGGCTTCGTCCCGCAGCGCGGCACTGCCGCGGGCGGCGTGCCGTCCAGCGTGCGCGAGGTGGTGGCCTCCGGCCGGCTCACCCGTCGCCCGCTGCTGCGCCCGGCAGGGAAGGCCGACCGGGCGGCCATCGACGACGCCCTGGAGGTCGTGGGCCTCACCGGCATGGCCGGTGAGGGCGTCTCGACGCTCTCCGGCGGCCAGCAGCAGCGTGTCCTCATCGCGCGGGCGCTGGCGGGCGAGCCCGAGCTGTTCTTCCTCGACGAGCCGACGGCCGGTGTGGACCTGCCCAACCAGCTCGCGCTCGCCGGTGCCCTGAGGACGCTGTCCGAGCGGGGCGCCACCATCATCCTCGTCGCCCACGAGCTCGGTCCGCTGGAACCGCTCGTGGACCGCGCGGTGGTGATGCGCGACGGCCGGATCGCCTACGACGGCCAGCCGCTCGCCCACGAGGACGTCCACGGCCACCACCACCCGATCGCCCGCTCGCACGACCACGTGCCGCACGTCGGCTCCCCGTTCGACACGATGTCGCTCGACCCGAGGGAGGATCGCCGGTGA
- a CDS encoding metal ABC transporter substrate-binding protein: MSTRSRSLALTSALTATVLLAGCGQSGAADSDSGRRAVAAFYPLAWVTERVAGDDWEVTNLTQPGGEPHDLELGISQTADLDEADVVVFQHDFQPAVDEAVENVSDAVLVDAEEAVELRSIEEQHEGHEDEHADEEQSDDEHAEDDGHDHGDTDPHFWQDPLLMADMADAVAEGLAEVDADGAATYRANAEELRAELEDLDAELTEGLAGCERDTVVVSHEAFGYLERYGVHFEGIAGLTPDAEPTPAVLAELEELIASEGITTVFSERLASLAMAESLASDTGVETAVLDPIEGPGDGDGATDYVALMQQNLAALQQANGC; this comes from the coding sequence ATGTCGACCCGCTCCCGCTCCCTCGCCCTCACCAGCGCGCTGACCGCCACCGTCCTCCTTGCCGGGTGCGGTCAGTCAGGCGCCGCCGACTCCGACAGTGGTCGTCGGGCCGTCGCGGCGTTCTACCCGCTGGCCTGGGTGACGGAGCGGGTGGCGGGCGACGACTGGGAGGTCACCAACCTGACCCAGCCCGGCGGCGAGCCCCACGACCTCGAGCTCGGCATCTCCCAGACGGCAGACCTCGACGAGGCCGACGTGGTCGTCTTCCAGCACGACTTCCAGCCCGCGGTCGACGAGGCGGTCGAGAACGTCTCGGACGCCGTGCTCGTCGACGCCGAGGAGGCTGTGGAGCTCCGCTCGATCGAGGAGCAGCACGAAGGCCACGAGGACGAGCACGCCGACGAGGAGCAGTCCGACGACGAGCACGCCGAGGACGACGGCCACGACCACGGCGACACCGACCCGCACTTCTGGCAGGACCCGCTCCTGATGGCCGACATGGCCGACGCCGTCGCGGAGGGCCTCGCCGAGGTCGACGCCGACGGCGCGGCGACCTACCGGGCGAACGCCGAGGAGCTGCGCGCCGAGCTCGAGGACCTGGACGCCGAGCTCACCGAGGGTCTCGCAGGCTGCGAGCGTGACACGGTCGTGGTCAGCCACGAGGCGTTCGGCTACCTCGAGCGCTACGGCGTGCACTTCGAGGGGATCGCCGGCCTCACCCCCGACGCCGAGCCCACCCCCGCCGTGCTGGCCGAGCTGGAGGAGCTCATCGCCAGCGAGGGCATCACCACCGTGTTCTCCGAGCGGCTCGCCTCCCTCGCCATGGCCGAGAGCCTGGCCTCCGACACGGGCGTCGAGACCGCCGTCCTCGACCCGATCGAGGGACCGGGCGATGGTGACGGCGCCACCGACTACGTTGCTCTCATGCAGCAGAACCTCGCGGCGCTCCAGCAGGCCAACGGATGCTGA
- a CDS encoding antibiotic biosynthesis monooxygenase family protein codes for MLVVTRLRTPRPDPSAEDELRRGLLHALGILAAKPGYVGGEVGRNVDDPSLWVLTTRWENVGSYRRALGSFEGKMHVQPLMVHALDEPSAYEVVEEGTDLNDAQPRSIG; via the coding sequence GTGCTCGTCGTCACCCGCCTCCGTACGCCCCGCCCCGACCCATCCGCCGAGGACGAGCTGCGCCGCGGCCTGTTGCACGCCCTCGGGATCCTCGCGGCCAAGCCCGGCTACGTCGGGGGAGAGGTCGGTCGCAACGTCGACGACCCGAGCCTGTGGGTGCTCACCACGCGGTGGGAGAACGTCGGCTCCTACCGCCGTGCCCTCGGCTCCTTCGAGGGGAAGATGCACGTCCAGCCGCTGATGGTCCACGCCCTCGACGAGCCCAGTGCCTACGAGGTCGTCGAGGAGGGGACCGACCTCAATGACGCGCAGCCGCGGTCGATAGGGTGA
- a CDS encoding glycine--tRNA ligase, whose translation MAKPAPTALDNVVSLAKRRGFVYPCGEIYGGTRSAWDYGPLGVELKENIKRQWWKFMVTRRDDVVGLDSSVILPTRTWEASGHLSTFSDPLVECQSCHKRFREDHLQEDHAAKKGIDNPDDVDVNESVACPNCGTRNAWTEPRNFNMMLKTYLGVIEDESGLHYLRPETAQGIFLNFANVVTSSRQKPPFGIAQMGKSFRNEITPGNFIFRTREFEQMEMEFFVKPGEDDEWFRYWIEERTRWYVELGINPDNLRHYEHPTEKLSHYSKGTTDIEYRFGFSGRDFEELEGIANRTDFDLKQHSEFSGKDLSYYDQAADDRYLPYVIEPAAGLTRSLMAFLIDAYTEDEAPNTKGGVDKRVVLKLDPRLAPVKVAVLPLSRNADLSPKAKALAAELRENWNVDFDDSGAIGRRYRRQDEIGTPYCVTVDFETLDDNAVTIRERDTMAQERVSLEGITRWFAEKFVGC comes from the coding sequence GTGGCCAAGCCCGCCCCCACCGCCCTGGACAACGTCGTCTCCCTCGCCAAGCGAAGGGGTTTCGTCTACCCGTGCGGTGAGATCTACGGCGGCACGAGGTCCGCGTGGGACTACGGCCCGCTGGGCGTGGAGCTCAAGGAGAACATCAAGCGTCAGTGGTGGAAGTTCATGGTCACCCGTCGCGACGACGTCGTGGGCCTCGACTCCAGCGTCATCCTCCCGACGCGCACCTGGGAGGCCTCCGGCCACCTGAGCACCTTCAGCGACCCGCTCGTCGAGTGCCAGTCGTGCCACAAGCGCTTCCGCGAGGACCACCTCCAGGAGGACCACGCGGCCAAGAAGGGCATCGACAACCCCGACGACGTCGACGTCAACGAGTCGGTCGCGTGCCCCAACTGCGGCACCCGCAACGCGTGGACCGAGCCGCGCAACTTCAACATGATGCTCAAGACCTACCTCGGCGTCATCGAGGACGAGTCGGGCCTGCACTACCTGCGCCCGGAGACCGCGCAGGGCATCTTCCTCAACTTCGCCAACGTCGTCACGAGCAGCCGTCAGAAGCCGCCCTTCGGCATCGCCCAGATGGGCAAGAGCTTCCGCAACGAGATCACCCCCGGCAACTTCATCTTCCGCACCCGCGAGTTCGAGCAGATGGAGATGGAGTTCTTCGTCAAGCCCGGCGAGGACGACGAGTGGTTCCGCTACTGGATCGAGGAGCGCACCCGCTGGTACGTCGAGCTCGGCATCAACCCCGACAACCTGCGCCACTACGAGCACCCGACCGAGAAGCTGTCGCACTACTCCAAGGGCACGACCGACATCGAGTACCGCTTCGGGTTCTCCGGCCGTGACTTCGAGGAGCTCGAGGGCATCGCGAACCGCACCGACTTCGACCTCAAGCAGCACAGCGAGTTCTCCGGCAAGGACCTGTCCTACTACGACCAGGCCGCCGACGACCGCTACCTGCCCTACGTCATCGAGCCCGCCGCCGGCCTCACCCGCTCGCTGATGGCGTTCCTCATCGACGCCTACACCGAGGACGAGGCGCCCAACACCAAGGGCGGCGTCGACAAGCGCGTCGTGCTCAAGCTCGACCCGCGCCTGGCGCCGGTCAAGGTCGCCGTCCTGCCGCTGAGCCGCAACGCCGATCTCTCGCCCAAGGCCAAGGCGCTCGCCGCCGAGCTGCGCGAGAACTGGAACGTCGACTTCGACGACTCCGGTGCCATCGGTCGTCGCTACCGCCGCCAGGACGAGATCGGCACGCCCTACTGCGTCACGGTCGACTTCGAGACCCTGGACGACAACGCTGTCACGATCCGCGAGCGCGACACCATGGCGCAGGAGCGGGTCAGCCTCGAGGGCATCACGCGTTGGTTCGCCGAGAAGTTCGTCGGCTGCTGA